A window of Nocardioidaceae bacterium genomic DNA:
GTCCCCAGTGGAGCCGGTACGCCGGCCGAGCACTGAGCCGGCTGGAGGTCGTCGCACCCGACGTGCCGCGCGAGCTCAGGTGAAGTCCAGGACCATCCGTCCACGGTGACCGCCTTCGGCCAGCAGCTGCTGCGCCTCGGTCGCCCGCTCCGCGGGGAGCACGCGGTTGACCCGCAGGGTCACGGCGCCCTGCGCGGCGAGGTGGGCCATCTCGGTGAGCCAGTCGTGGCGGGTGGCGTGGTCGAAGACGAACGTCGTGTGCACCGACACCCCCCGGCCCGGCTCACCCTCGTAGGGACGGATCACCGCCATGCGTCCGCCGTCGCGCACCGCATCGGCGACCTCCCCGTGCTGCACCGCGCCGTCGGCCAACGCGTCGACGCCGTCGGGGTGGTTCTCGCGTACGCGACCTGCGAACTCCGGCCCCCGGGTCAGCACCTCGTCGGCTCCGAGTGAACGGACGAGGTCGACGTCGTCGTCCTTGGCGTCGCCGACGACGTGCAGTCCTCTCGTCTTCGCCAGTTGCACGACGTAGCCGCCGTAGCACCCCGCGGCACCGGTGACCGCCAGCGTGTCCCCCTCACCCAGCGCCAGGTCGGCCAGGGACACCTGGGCCGTCAGGCCGTTCATGGGCAGCGTCGACGCGGCGTCGAGGTCCATCCCCGCCGGGACCGGTACCGCGGACATGGCCGGCACCACCACCTGCTCGCTGTAGGCACCGTGGGCCCCCGTCGGCGTCACGATGGCCATGACCCGGTCGCCGACAGCGAGGTCCGCGACGCCGTCGCCGACCTCGTCGACGATGCCCGCCACGTCCATCCCCGGCACCCACGGTCCGACGTCACCCTGCATCTCGGGTCCGTACGCACCCTCGATGAGCTTGGTGTCGGTGGGGTTGACGGTCGCGTAGTGCACGCGGATCCGCACCTCGCCCGCACCGGGCTCGGGGGTCGGCAGGTCGAGGGCCTGGAGCTTGTCAGGTCCTCCGAACTCGGTCACTCCGATGGCTCGCATGCAGGTCGCCTACCCGGATGGTTGACCGCGGTAACTGACCCCTCGCGAGAAGTGACCCCTGGCGAGAAGTGGCTTCTGGCGGGTGGTCAGGCGCCGAGGACCTCGGCGAGGTCGTAGGAGACGACCTCCTCGAGCTGGGCGTACGAGCAGGACTCGGGGTCGCGGTCGGGTCGCCACCGCTTGAACTGGCCGGTGTGGCGCAGCCGCGAGCCCTCCATGTGGTCGTAGCCGATCTCCAGCACCCGCTCGGGGCGCAAGGGCACGAACGAGAGGTCCTTCCCCGCGGACCACCGGCTCTGGCCGCCGGGCATCCTGTCGCCGTCCGCACCCTCGTGCGCCTCGGGGTCCGCCCAGGCGGCCCACGGGTGCTCAGCCGCCGGGATCTCCAGGGCGCGCAGCTCCTGCGCCAGCTCGGCGCGGCGGGCGGCGGTGAAGGAGGCGGCGACACCGATGTGTTGCAACCGGCCCCGGTCGTCGTACAGGCCGAGCAGCATCGAGCCGAGCAGGGGCTCGGCGTCGGTGGAGTTCTTGTGCAGCCGGTATCCCGCGAGCACGACGTCGGCGGTGCGTGCGTGCTTGAGCTTCAGCATCGTGCGTGCGTTCTGCTCGTACACGGCGTCGAGGGGCTTGGCGATGATGCCGTCCAGACCGGCGCCCTCGAACTGGTGGAACCATCGGGCAGCGGTCTCGGGGTCCGTCGTCGTGCGCGTGAGGTGACAGGGTCCGGTCGCGTCGAGGTGGGACAGCGCGGCCTCGAGGCGCGCCCGGCGTACGGCGAAGGGCTCGCCCGTCAGGTCCTCGTCGCCGAGAGCGAGCAGGTCGAAGGCGACGAAGGAGGCCGGCGTCGTCGCGGCGAGCATGTCGACCCGCGAGCTGGCGGGGTGGATCCGCTGCTGGAGGGTCTCGAAGTCGAGCCTGTCCCCGGCCTGGGGGTCGACGGTGAAGATCTCGCCGTCGAGCACGCAGCGGTCGGGCAGCTGACGCGCCACCGCGGCCACCACCTCGGGGAAGTAGCGCGTCATCGGCTTGGTGTTGCGACTGGTCAGCTCGACCTCGTCGCCGTCGCGGAACACCAGGCAGCGGAAGCCGTCCCACTTGGGCTCGAAGCTGACCCCCGCCGCCCCGGCCGTCGAGCCCACGAGCTTCGCGGGCGTCTTGGCCACCGACTTCGCGAGCATCGGCCGCACGGGAGGCATCACAGGCAGGTCCACGACCGCACCCTACGGTGGCTCCATGACGACCTTGCAGAACGCAACCGACTCTCCCGCGGACGTCCCTGCCGCCACCCGAGGCAGCGTCGCCGTCGTCGGCGGGCACGTGGTGCCCGTGGACGGCGCCCCGATCGACGACGGCACGGTGCTCGTGCAGGACGGCGTCATCACGGCGGTCGGGCGTACGGCCGACGTCGTGGTGCCCGACGGGGTCGAGACGGTGGATGCCGCCGGCCGGTGGGTGCTGCCGGGCTTCATGGACGCCCACGCCCACGTCGGCATCCACGAGGAGGGCGAGGGGTGGTCGGGCGAGGACACGAACGAGATGACCGATCCCGTCGGCGCCAGGTTCCGTGCCATCGACGCCATCGACCCGGCGAACGAGGGCTTCCGCGACGCCCTCGCCGGGGGCGTCACCTCGCTGGTGGTCAAGCCCGGCAGCGGCAACCCGATCGGCGGGCAGGCGGTGGCGCTGAAGAGCTGGGGCCGCGTCGTCGACGAGATGGTGATGCGGTCGCCCGTGGCGGTCAAGAGCGCGCTGGGGGAGAACCCCAAGCGCATCTACGGCGAGAAGAAGCAGACGCCGTCGACGCGCCAGGGGGTGGCCGCGGTGATCCGCGGCGCCTTCGTGAAGGCGCAGAACTACCGAGCCAAGCGGGACCACTGTGCAGCCGAGGGCACGCCCTTCGAGCGTGATCTCACGATGGAGACGCTGGTGCGGGTGCTCGAGCGCGAGATCCCCTGGAACCAGCACTGCCACCGCGCGGACGACATCGCCACCGCTGTACGCCTGGCCGAGGAGTTCGGCTACCGGTTGGTCGTGCACCACGCCACTGAGGGCTTCCTGCTCGCCGACTACCTCGCCGAGCGCAGCATCCCGTGCGTCGTCGGGCCGATGATCGTGACGCGCTCCAAGGCCGAGCTGCGGCAGCGCCAGATGGGCACGCCCGGCCTGCTCGCAGCGGCCGGCGTCGAGGTGGCCATCACCACCGATGCCCCGGTCGTGCCGATCGACTTCCTGGTGCACCAGGCCACCTTTGCCGTGAAGGCGGGCATGGACCGCGACGCCGCGCTCCGTGCGATCACCGTCAACCCCGCGCGCATCAGCGGCGTCGAGGACCGCGTCGGCGCGCTGAGGGCGGGCCTCGACGGCGACGTCGTCATCTGGAGCGGGGACCCGCTGGACGTCATGAGCCGCGTCGAGCGCGTCTTCGTCCGGGGTAGGCAGGCGTACGCGTACGCCGACGGCGTGGGCACGACCACCTCGCCGTACGGGGTCGCGCACGCAGGCTGGGTGAGTCCTCGGTGAGCGCGAGCCCCGAGCCCGCGACGCCCTTCACCGACGCCCTGCGGCTGCCCGAGGGCCGCGTCGACCTCGCCGCGATCGACACCCGGGCCACCCCGGCATGGAGCGAAGGCCGCGACGCGGGTGCGGCAGCGCTCGCCGTACGTACCCGTCGCGTGGGTGAGCTGCAGGAGCGCATGTGGGCCCACGGCGTCGCCGGGTCGGAGCCACCTCGCGTGCTGCTGGTGCTGCAGGGCATGGACACCAGCGGCAAGGGCGGGGCGCTGACTGCGGCGACCGGCGCCGTGGCACCGATGGGGCTGCACGTGGCGGCGTTCGGTCGGCCCACGTCCGAGGAGCTCGCGCACGACTTCCTGTGGCGGGTGCGCCGCGAGCTGCCGGGCGTGGGACAGGTCGGTGTCTTCGACCGTTCGCACTACGAGGACGTGCTCATCGCCGCGGTGCGCGGCCTCGCACCGCCGGAGGAGATCGAGAGGCGGTACGGCGCCATCGACGAGTTCGAGGCCGAGCTGACCGAGGCCGGTGTCGTCGTGCTGAAGGTGATGCTGCACGTGTCGAAGGAGCGGCAGGCCGAGCGCCTGGAGGAGCGTCTCACCGACCCGGGCAAGCGATGGAAGTACGACCCGTCAGACGTGGACGAGCGTGCCTTCTGGGAGGACTACACGGCGGCGTACGAGACGGTCCTCGCGCGGTGCCGCAGCGATCGGGCGCCGTGGCACGTCGTGCCGGCGCACCGCAAGTGGTACCGCAAGCTGGCCGTGACCTCTCTGCTTTTGGAGACCCTCGAGGGCCTCGGCCTCGACTGGCCCGAGCCCGACATCGACGTCGAGGCCGAGCTGGCGCGGCTCCGCGCCTCGTAGGATCCCGGGGTGCTGCCCACCGTCCGCGTCACCCGGTACGTGACCCCGCTGCGCGAGGGGGGCTCGCTGCCCGGCCTCGTCGAGGCCGACGACCTCGGCACCTACGTCTGCAAGTTCACCGGGGCCGGCCAGGGCCCGAAGGTGCTGGTCGCCGAGGTCATCGCGGCGGGCATCGCTCGCCGCCTCGGCTTCGACACGCCCCGTCTCGTGGTGCTCGACCTGCACCGCGACATCGCCCGCTACGAGGCCGACGAGGAGGTGCAGGACCTCCTCACCGCCTCGCTCGGCCCCAACCTCGGCGTCGACTTCCTGCCGGGCGCGTTCGGGTTCGACGCCGGCTGCGACCCGGACCCCGTTCTCGCCGCACGCGTGATCTGGCTCGACGCCTTCCTGGCCAACGTCGACCGCTCCTGGCGCAACCCCAACCTGCTGCTCTGGCACGGTGACGTGTGGCTCATCGACCACGGCGCCTCGTTGTACTTCCACCACGCCTGGGCGGGAGGGCTGACCCGACCCTCGCGTTTCGCGGCGCAGCCGTGGAGCGTGGAGGACCACGTGCTGCGTGACTGGCTGCCCGGCGTCCGCGAGGCCGACGCGGCCCTCGCCCCGCAGGTGACGCGCGCCCTGCTCACCGAGGTCGTCGCGGAGGTGCCCCACGCGTGGCTCCAGCCGGTGCCCGGCGCCGAGGACGCGGAGGCGTTGCGGGCGGCATACGTCGACTTCCTCGCCGCGCGCATCGCCGGCGTCGACGGCGTACGCCCCTGGCTGCCCGGGGGCGCGGCGTGAACGGCCCGGACCCCTCGACGCAGCACGCCTACCAGTACGTCGTGCTGCGCTGCGTGCCCCGGGTGGACCGCGAGGAGTTCGTCAACGTCGGGGTCGTCCTCTACGCGCAGGGGGTTCCGCTGCTGCAGTGCGCCACCCACGTCGACGAGGCCCGACTCGCCGCCCTCTGGCCCGCTCTCGACCCGGGCGCGGTGCGGGACGCGCTGGACCGTGTCGACGCCGTGTGCCGCGGGGACCGCTCCGTGGGTCTGGTGGCGGAACAGCCCGCCGGAGTGCGGTTCGGGTTCCTCAAGGCACCCCGCTCGACCGTCGTGCAGCCGGGCCCGGTGCACGGAGGTCTCGCGCAGGACCCGGGGGGCGAGCTGGCCCGGCTGGCGGGAACGCTGCTGCGCTGACCGGCAGATGCACGTCACAGGGACGACGCAGCCGAATCGCACCCGGATCGCACTCGGATCGCCACCGGGTGGGTACGAGGGAGCCATGAGCAACGACGAAGGTCAGGTCAGCGAGGTCTCCAAGCTGTCACCGAGCGAGACCGGCGCCAACGAGGTCAACGCGGACGGTGTACCGCCGGCCGACCAGGCCCGCAGCGAGCCGGGCGGCGACGGACACGTGGAGTACGGCCAGGACGCGGAGAACGCCTCAGCGATGCAGCGCATGAACGAGGACGAGGACAAGGAGCGGGGACGCTCCGACGACTGAGCCGGGCGCTCCGGCGGGGCCGCGTCAGGCCAGTGTCAGCGCACCGAGCGCGGCGACCTGGTAGCGGTGCAGCAGCTGCTCGACCAATGCCTCGTGCACGCCGAGCGGCGCCGAGACCGCGACGGCTCCCGCCTCGAGCGAGAGCTCGGCCGAACGGTCGCTCATGACACCCGGCGCCAGGAAGAACGAGCCGACGGCCACCGCCCGGCGGCCCTCGGCGCGCAGCTGACGGACCGCCTCGCCGGGCGAGGGCGGGGCCACGGCGGCATACGCGGTGAGCACCGGCAGCCGGTGCTGCTGGGACCACAGGCGGCCCAGCCGCGCGACGGCCGCGGTCACCCGGTGGTCCGCCGACCCGGCGCAGGCGAGCACGAGCGCGTCCAGCTCGGCGACGCGGGCGACCCGCAGACTGTCCCGGACCCGCTCGTCGAGCACCGAGAGCCACGTCGGGCGCAGCCCGAGGCGGGGTGCCGTCGTCACGCGGATGCCCGGTGCGGCCGACCGCGCGGCGTCCACGGCGGCGGGCACGTCGCGAGACGCATGGCGTCCGCCGGTCAGCAGCAGCGGGACGACGACGACCTCGTCGTGACCGGCTGCCGCGAGACCGGCGACGACGACGTCGAGCGTCGGCGAGGAGTGTGCGAGGTACGCCGCCGACACCGGCAGGTCGGGACGTCTCGCGCGGAGGCGCGCCGCGTACGCATCGACGACACCGGTGGCGCGGGCGTCGCGCGAGCCGTACCCGAGCAGCACGAGCGCTGGAGCGCTCATCGCGACCTCACAGGTGGATCCCGCACTCGACCTTGCCGGTGCCCGACCAGCGACCCGCGCGGGCGTCCTCGCCCGGCTCGACCCGACGGGTGCAGGGCTCGCAGCCGATCGAGGGGTAGCCGTCGTAGGTCAACGGGTTCACCAGCACGCCGTGCTCGGTGGCGTACGCCTCGACGTCCTCGTCCGTCCAGCGCGCGAGCGGTGAGACCTTGACCTTGCCCTTGGACTCGTCCCAGCCGATGACGGGGGCGATCACGCGGTCGCGCGTCTCCGCGCGACGCAGTCCGGTGGCCCAGGCGTCGTAGCCCGCCAGCATCCGGGAGAGCGGCTCGACCTTGCGCATGCGGCAGCAGGCGTCGGGGTCGCGGGCGAAGAGGTCCTTGCCGTACGCGGCATCCTGCTCGGCGACGGTGAGCTCGGGACGCGCCGAGACGACGTTGACCGGCATCGTGGCCGCCACGGCGTCGCGCGTGCCGATCGTCTCGGCGAAGTGGTAGCCGGTGTCGAGGAAGACCACGTCGATGCCGGGCACGACGCGCGAGGCGACGTGGGCGAGCACGCCGTCGGACATCGACGAGGTCACCGCGAAGCGCGGACCGAAGGTCGCAGCCGCCCACTCGATGATGTCCTCGGCCGGCGCCAGCTCCAGCTCCATGCCGACGTGCCGCACGATCTCGCGCAGCTCGTCGCGGGAGCGCCCCTCGGTGTGGCTGCCCCGGTAGGCGTAGGCGGCGCGTGAGCTCGCGGTGGTCATGACGCACCTCCGGTGCCGGTCGTGTCGGCCGCCCGGGAGAGCAGCCCGATGAAGCTGAGCTTGAACGCGCGCTGACAGCTGTGGCATTCCCACTGGCCGTGGCCCTCGCTGCCGTCGGCGGGCAGGTGGGGCCGCAGGTCCTCGTCGCCGCAGAACGGGCAGTGGAAGGGGACGGCGCGCCCGCTCATGCGTCGGCCCCCTCGAGCGCCGTCTCGGCTCGCAGCGTCGGCTCCTCGGCGCGGGCGACCCAGGCGGCGAAGCTCTCGCCCTCGGTGCGCTCCGCGAGGTAGGCCGTGACCAGCGCCGAGACGTAGTCGTCGAGGCCCGCACTGGTGACCTTGTGTGCGCGGAGCTTGCGTCCCCAGCCGGCCTCGGCGCCGAGGGCGCCGCCCAGGTGCACCTGGAAGCCCTCGACCTGGTTGCCGTCCGCGTCGGGGACGAGCTGGCCCTTCAGTCCGATGTCGGCCACCTGGATCCGGGCGCAGGAGTTCGGGCAGCCGTTCATGTTGACGGTGATGGGGCTGTCGAGGTCGGGGAACCGCTTCTCGAGCTCCTCGATGAGCCGGATCGCACGGTTCTTCGTCTCGACGATCGCGAGCTTGCAGAACTCGATACCGGTGCAGGCCATGGCGCCCCGGCGGAAGGCCGAGGGCTTCGCGCTGAGTCCGAGCGACTCCAGCTCCGCGACGACGGCGTCCGTGGCCTCCGCGGGCACACCGATGAGCACCAGCTTCTGGTAGGCCGTGAGGCGTACGCCCGCGACGTCGTGGCGGTCGAGCAGGTCGGCCAGCCCCAGGAGGGTGTGTCCGTCGATGCGCCCGACCGTGGCGGTGGCACCGATGTAGTTGCGGCCGTCCTTCTGGGCGTGCACCCCGATGTGGTCGCCCGTGACCTGGCTGGACGGCGACGCGGGGGAGGGGTTCGAGACGAGCTCGCGACCGAGGTACTCGGTCTCGAGGATCTCCCGGAACCTCTCCACGCCCCAGTCGGCGACGAGGAACTTCAGGCGCGCGCGGTTGCGCAGGCGCCGGTAGCCGTAGTCGCGGAAGATCTTGATGACGCCCTCCCAGACGTCGGCGACGTCCTCGAGCGGCACCCACACGCCGAGCTTCTTGGCGAGCATCGGGTTGGTCGAGAGACCGCCGCCGACCCAGAGGTCGAAGCCCGGGCCGTGCTCGGGGT
This region includes:
- a CDS encoding NADP-dependent oxidoreductase; this encodes MRAIGVTEFGGPDKLQALDLPTPEPGAGEVRIRVHYATVNPTDTKLIEGAYGPEMQGDVGPWVPGMDVAGIVDEVGDGVADLAVGDRVMAIVTPTGAHGAYSEQVVVPAMSAVPVPAGMDLDAASTLPMNGLTAQVSLADLALGEGDTLAVTGAAGCYGGYVVQLAKTRGLHVVGDAKDDDVDLVRSLGADEVLTRGPEFAGRVRENHPDGVDALADGAVQHGEVADAVRDGGRMAVIRPYEGEPGRGVSVHTTFVFDHATRHDWLTEMAHLAAQGAVTLRVNRVLPAERATEAQQLLAEGGHRGRMVLDFT
- a CDS encoding ATP-dependent DNA ligase, yielding MDLPVMPPVRPMLAKSVAKTPAKLVGSTAGAAGVSFEPKWDGFRCLVFRDGDEVELTSRNTKPMTRYFPEVVAAVARQLPDRCVLDGEIFTVDPQAGDRLDFETLQQRIHPASSRVDMLAATTPASFVAFDLLALGDEDLTGEPFAVRRARLEAALSHLDATGPCHLTRTTTDPETAARWFHQFEGAGLDGIIAKPLDAVYEQNARTMLKLKHARTADVVLAGYRLHKNSTDAEPLLGSMLLGLYDDRGRLQHIGVAASFTAARRAELAQELRALEIPAAEHPWAAWADPEAHEGADGDRMPGGQSRWSAGKDLSFVPLRPERVLEIGYDHMEGSRLRHTGQFKRWRPDRDPESCSYAQLEEVVSYDLAEVLGA
- a CDS encoding amidohydrolase family protein, whose product is MTTLQNATDSPADVPAATRGSVAVVGGHVVPVDGAPIDDGTVLVQDGVITAVGRTADVVVPDGVETVDAAGRWVLPGFMDAHAHVGIHEEGEGWSGEDTNEMTDPVGARFRAIDAIDPANEGFRDALAGGVTSLVVKPGSGNPIGGQAVALKSWGRVVDEMVMRSPVAVKSALGENPKRIYGEKKQTPSTRQGVAAVIRGAFVKAQNYRAKRDHCAAEGTPFERDLTMETLVRVLEREIPWNQHCHRADDIATAVRLAEEFGYRLVVHHATEGFLLADYLAERSIPCVVGPMIVTRSKAELRQRQMGTPGLLAAAGVEVAITTDAPVVPIDFLVHQATFAVKAGMDRDAALRAITVNPARISGVEDRVGALRAGLDGDVVIWSGDPLDVMSRVERVFVRGRQAYAYADGVGTTTSPYGVAHAGWVSPR
- a CDS encoding polyphosphate kinase 2 family protein, which gives rise to MSASPEPATPFTDALRLPEGRVDLAAIDTRATPAWSEGRDAGAAALAVRTRRVGELQERMWAHGVAGSEPPRVLLVLQGMDTSGKGGALTAATGAVAPMGLHVAAFGRPTSEELAHDFLWRVRRELPGVGQVGVFDRSHYEDVLIAAVRGLAPPEEIERRYGAIDEFEAELTEAGVVVLKVMLHVSKERQAERLEERLTDPGKRWKYDPSDVDERAFWEDYTAAYETVLARCRSDRAPWHVVPAHRKWYRKLAVTSLLLETLEGLGLDWPEPDIDVEAELARLRAS
- a CDS encoding DUF3037 domain-containing protein produces the protein MNGPDPSTQHAYQYVVLRCVPRVDREEFVNVGVVLYAQGVPLLQCATHVDEARLAALWPALDPGAVRDALDRVDAVCRGDRSVGLVAEQPAGVRFGFLKAPRSTVVQPGPVHGGLAQDPGGELARLAGTLLR
- a CDS encoding sirohydrochlorin chelatase — translated: MSAPALVLLGYGSRDARATGVVDAYAARLRARRPDLPVSAAYLAHSSPTLDVVVAGLAAAGHDEVVVVPLLLTGGRHASRDVPAAVDAARSAAPGIRVTTAPRLGLRPTWLSVLDERVRDSLRVARVAELDALVLACAGSADHRVTAAVARLGRLWSQQHRLPVLTAYAAVAPPSPGEAVRQLRAEGRRAVAVGSFFLAPGVMSDRSAELSLEAGAVAVSAPLGVHEALVEQLLHRYQVAALGALTLA
- a CDS encoding phosphoadenylyl-sulfate reductase; protein product: MTTASSRAAYAYRGSHTEGRSRDELREIVRHVGMELELAPAEDIIEWAAATFGPRFAVTSSMSDGVLAHVASRVVPGIDVVFLDTGYHFAETIGTRDAVAATMPVNVVSARPELTVAEQDAAYGKDLFARDPDACCRMRKVEPLSRMLAGYDAWATGLRRAETRDRVIAPVIGWDESKGKVKVSPLARWTDEDVEAYATEHGVLVNPLTYDGYPSIGCEPCTRRVEPGEDARAGRWSGTGKVECGIHL
- a CDS encoding nitrite/sulfite reductase, which gives rise to MPDRGLIVTETPTRPRPSRAKGQGQWALGHREPLNANEQQKKDDAPLNVEARIRHVYAKRGFDSIDPADLRGRMRWFGLYTQRAPGFDGGKTATVDPAELDDRYFMMRVRSDGKLLGADAVRALGSVGVDFARDTADITDRQNIQYHWIRIEDVPEIWDRLEAVGLSTMEACGDSPRAVLGSPVAGIAADELLDATPAVEEITRRYLGDPEYANLPRKFKSSLSGHPSQDAAPEINDVSFVGVEHPEHGPGFDLWVGGGLSTNPMLAKKLGVWVPLEDVADVWEGVIKIFRDYGYRRLRNRARLKFLVADWGVERFREILETEYLGRELVSNPSPASPSSQVTGDHIGVHAQKDGRNYIGATATVGRIDGHTLLGLADLLDRHDVAGVRLTAYQKLVLIGVPAEATDAVVAELESLGLSAKPSAFRRGAMACTGIEFCKLAIVETKNRAIRLIEELEKRFPDLDSPITVNMNGCPNSCARIQVADIGLKGQLVPDADGNQVEGFQVHLGGALGAEAGWGRKLRAHKVTSAGLDDYVSALVTAYLAERTEGESFAAWVARAEEPTLRAETALEGADA